In Gemmatimonadota bacterium, the sequence GATCATTGGTCAGCACACGCTCGAGCCGCTCGCGCATCTGCCCCGAGCCGTCCGCCACGATCACCTGGCCCGCATGCAGCGCATTGCCGATGCCGACACCGCCACCGTGGTGGAAGGAGACCCAGCTCGCGCCCGAGGCGGTGTTCAGCAGCGCGTTCAGTACCGCCCAATCGGCAATGGCGTCGCTGCCATCCCGCATGCCTTCCGTTTCGCGGAAGGGCGAGGCCACGGAGCCGGTGTCCAGGTGGTCGCGGCCAATGACGATGGGGGCCTTCAACTCGCCACGGGCAACCAGGTCGTTCAGCGCCAGACCGAAGCGGGCGCGCTCCCCCTGCCCGAGCCAGCAGATGCGGGCCGGCAGCCCCTGGAAATGCACCTTCTGCTGCGCCATCCGGATCCAGCGTTGCAGATGCTCGTCCCGCGGGAAGAGCTCGAGCACCAGTTGGTCCGTGCGCCGGATGTCCGAAGCTTCGCCCGAGAGGGCAACCCAGCGAAAGGGGCCCTTACCCTGGCAGAAGAGCGGCCGGATGTATGCGGGCACAAAGCCCGGGTAGGCAAAAGCATCCGCAAAGCCGGCATCTCGAGCCTGCCCGCGCAGGTTGTTGCCATAATCAAAGGTGACTGCGCCGCGCCGCATCAGTTCGACCATCGCCTCGCAGTGCACACGCATGGACTCCATGGCGCGGCGCTCATACTGCTCGGGGTCGCGCTCGCGTAACGCGTCCGCTTCCGCCAGCGCCAATCCCGCCGGATAGTAGCCGTTCAAGGCATCGTGAGCCGACGTCTGGTCCGTCACCACGTCCGGAACCACACCCCGCCGGACCAGCTCGGGCAGCACCTCTGCACAGTTCCCCACCAGCCCCACGGACAGCGGCTCGCTGCGCAAGGCGGCGCCCTGAACCCAGCCGAGCGCCTCCTCCAGCTCCCGCGTCAGGCGGTCGCAGTACCCGCTCTCCAGACGACGGCGGATGCGCGACTCGTTCACCTCGATCACCAGGATCGCCGCCTCATTCATGGTCGCCGCCAACGCCTGTGCACCACCCATACCACCCATGCCGCCGGTCAGGACCCAACGCCCCGCCAGCGTACCGCCAAAGTGCTCGTGCGCCACGGCTGCGAAGGTCTCGTACGTCCCCTGCAGGATGCCCTGCGTGCCGATGTAGATCCAGGAGCCCGCCGTCATCTGGCCGAACATGATCAGACCGCGGCGCTCCAGCTCCCGGAATACCTCCCAGGTCGCCCAGCGCGGCACCAGGTTGCTGTTCGCCAGCAGCACGCGCGGCGCCCACTCGTGCGTCCGGAACACGCCCACCGGCTTCCCCGACTGGACCAGCAGTGTCTCGTCGTTCCCCAGCGCCCGCAGCGAGGCAACCATGGCCTCGAAAGCCTCCCAGCTCCGCGCCGCCCTCCCCGTGCCGCCGTAAACAACCAGCTCCTCCGGACGCTCCGCCACCTCGGGGTCCAGGTTGTTCATCAGCATGCGAAGCGCAGCCTCCTGCGCCCAACCCTGGCAACTCCGCTCCGCACCCCGCGGCGCCCGCACCACCCGCGACCGCTGAATCTCCGCCATGCTTGCCTCCCGCAGCCGTTTGCCACTCGAGAATAGGGCGAGGGCTGGGGCTAGGGCTAGGGCTGGGGCTCGGACGGCGCATCCGCCCCGCGATCTGGAGCGGCCGGAAATCGGGCTGGAGCTGTGGCCGGGGCTGGGGCTCGGACCCCGGGTCGCCCCGGGACCGGGATCGGGATCGGGATCGGCACTGCAATCGGATGCTGCCAGATTCGTTTCCTAGCCCCAGCCCCAGCCCTAGCTCCACCGCCGCACTGCCGCCGGGGCAGCGGCGTCGCGGCGGCTGTCATTCTGGCGGGGGTCGGGTTATATTTCAGTGCCTATTGAAACCAGGGGAAAAGCGTGCAACTGTGGGGCGGATGGCGGGTATTGGGGCGGGTGGCAAGCAACCTGCCTGAGCAGGGGAGTGCCTCGGGGCAGTCCTGCCGGACTGCCCGTTCCCAGGCGGAAAGGTGAGCTGTAGATGGCTAATCAGGTGAAGCTTCCGGTCTTGCCGCTGCGGGAGACCGTAGTCTTTCCGGGCGTGGCGGTACCGATCAGTGCGGGGCGGCCGGGCACGCTGGCGGCGATACAGCGGGCGATGGACGGGGAGCGCCGGCTTTTTGCGGTTTGCCAGCGCGAGAACGTGGAGGATGCCACGCCGGAGCTGTTGCACGAGATGG encodes:
- the hutU gene encoding urocanate hydratase, whose amino-acid sequence is MAEIQRSRVVRAPRGAERSCQGWAQEAALRMLMNNLDPEVAERPEELVVYGGTGRAARSWEAFEAMVASLRALGNDETLLVQSGKPVGVFRTHEWAPRVLLANSNLVPRWATWEVFRELERRGLIMFGQMTAGSWIYIGTQGILQGTYETFAAVAHEHFGGTLAGRWVLTGGMGGMGGAQALAATMNEAAILVIEVNESRIRRRLESGYCDRLTRELEEALGWVQGAALRSEPLSVGLVGNCAEVLPELVRRGVVPDVVTDQTSAHDALNGYYPAGLALAEADALRERDPEQYERRAMESMRVHCEAMVELMRRGAVTFDYGNNLRGQARDAGFADAFAYPGFVPAYIRPLFCQGKGPFRWVALSGEASDIRRTDQLVLELFPRDEHLQRWIRMAQQKVHFQGLPARICWLGQGERARFGLALNDLVARGELKAPIVIGRDHLDTGSVASPFRETEGMRDGSDAIADWAVLNALLNTASGASWVSFHHGGGVGIGNALHAGQVIVADGSGQMRERLERVLTNDPGIGIARHADAGYELALETAARHGIKLPMREAPRASTDS